The Anoxybacillus amylolyticus DNA segment TAAACGAATTAGCAAAACAAGGCATCGTTCCACAGCGGACGTATGTGACGAGTGATATGGTAAAAGAATATGTAAGTCGGCTAACGAAGGAGGACAGTCGATGAACTATATCGTTTCTCTTGACTGGTTAGCGGAGCGGTTAGACACGGTGCGCGTCATCGATTGCCGATTTTACTTAGGGAATCCAACACGCGGGTTAGAAGAATATATTCACGAACACATTCCGAACGCCCTTTATTTCGATTTGGAAAAAGATTTATCAGGAAAAGTTCAAACGCACGGAGGAAGACACCCACTTCCAGACGTTTCAGAATTCGTAGCGAAGTTGTCCGCTGCCGGAATTGATCAGCAAACAACCATCGTTGCCTATGATGACCAAGGCGGTGCGATGGCGGCACGTTTTTGGTGGTTGCTTCGCTATCTAGGGCATCGTCACGTCTATGTATTAGACGGTGGCTATACAAAATGGAAAGAAGCTGGGTATCCGACGACAGACGCGATTGTGCCAGTCAAGGAGCGAATGTTTATCCCGCAATACGCCCCGTCGTTGCTTGCGGCAGTGGAAGACGTACGAAAAGCAATAGAAAACCAAACCGCTATTTTAGTGGACTCGCGCGAGCGCAACCGGTATTTAGGGATAGAAGAGCCAATCGACCGAGTGGCTGGGCATATTCCTCAGGCAAAGCATTTCTTTTGGAAAGAGAATTTAACAGCCGACGGTTTTTGGAAAGAGCCAAACGAACAAGAAAAACGTTTTGCTGCGCTTTCGAAAGACGCTCGAATTATTGTGTATTGCGGCTCAGGCGTGACCGCTTGCCCGAACGTATTGGCGTTGTCAGAAGCAGGTTATTCGAACGTGCAATTGTACGTTGGAAGCTGGAGTGACTGGATTTCGTATCCAGAAAATCCAATTGCTAAAGGTGAAAACTAACTGCATATTTTTTCTTGCTCCCTCCACACTAAAAATGTACGTCTTAGCAAAGGAGTGAGTCGAGATGGGACGCAAGAAATTAGGAAATGCGAATGCACAACGCAACAATAATGCGAAGCAAAAAAACGGTTTTAATAATGAATTTGCTTCTTATGCGGAAGTAGAAGCGAAAAAAATGCAAAACGAGCATAAAAATATTCGATAGGCTTGCCATCTGGCAGCCTTTTTCTTTTGCTCGTTTTATGGTTTAATGGGGGTGGGAGGGAAAATACGTGAAAAAAGTGATAGCGATTATATTGCTTCTAGGATTAACAGGATATGGAATTTGGCAAGCGCTTGCTGCTGGCCAAACGAAGGAAGTCGGTCTTGCGGTAAGTGATACCGCACCGGATTTTGTCTTAAAGACACTAGATAACAAAACAGTCCGCTTATCCGAGTTGCGGGGAAAAACGGTCATCTTAAACTTTTGGGCAACCTGGTGCCCACCGTGTCAACAAGAAATGCCGGATTTAGAAAAGTTTTATAACGACTATAAATCGAGTGTCGAGTTTTTGTCTGTCAATTTAACTTCACAAGATAGCCGCGAGAAAGTGGCATCGTTTATTGAACAATACGGGATAATTTTCCCTGTTGTATTAGACACGAAAGGAAAGATACTGAAGCTATATAACATCCAAATGATTCCAACGACATACATTCTGGACAAAAACGGCGTCATTCGTAAAAAAGTGCTCGGACCGTTGACGTATAAACAACTACAAGAAGCAATAGCTTTACTTCCTTGAAGAAGTCTCGAAAAGGGGCTTCTTTTTATTTTTTAGTTAATCAGTTTTATCCTTCGCATTTTTTAAAAATTTGTAATAAATTTCACTTATTTAGGGAATTATTAAAATTATAATAAAAGCAAGGGAGGTTGCGACATGAGAAAAATTCGGAAATTTACGTTTGAACAATTAGTCAATGAAAATAAACGTCAATTGCTAAATGACGAGAAAGAAATGGAAAAAATCGAGAAAAAGCTAGAAGAGCGCATTTTGAAAAAAGCGGAGTAATGTGCATAATAAAAAACGAATCGGGTACCCTAGATGGTGAGGAGGCGAGAGTATGAGCAACCAAAATGGGAAAAACGAACACTTTACTCCGAACCATCTAGGCACAC contains these protein-coding regions:
- a CDS encoding FbpB family small basic protein — protein: MRKIRKFTFEQLVNENKRQLLNDEKEMEKIEKKLEERILKKAE
- a CDS encoding sulfurtransferase gives rise to the protein MNYIVSLDWLAERLDTVRVIDCRFYLGNPTRGLEEYIHEHIPNALYFDLEKDLSGKVQTHGGRHPLPDVSEFVAKLSAAGIDQQTTIVAYDDQGGAMAARFWWLLRYLGHRHVYVLDGGYTKWKEAGYPTTDAIVPVKERMFIPQYAPSLLAAVEDVRKAIENQTAILVDSRERNRYLGIEEPIDRVAGHIPQAKHFFWKENLTADGFWKEPNEQEKRFAALSKDARIIVYCGSGVTACPNVLALSEAGYSNVQLYVGSWSDWISYPENPIAKGEN
- a CDS encoding TlpA family protein disulfide reductase, coding for MKKVIAIILLLGLTGYGIWQALAAGQTKEVGLAVSDTAPDFVLKTLDNKTVRLSELRGKTVILNFWATWCPPCQQEMPDLEKFYNDYKSSVEFLSVNLTSQDSREKVASFIEQYGIIFPVVLDTKGKILKLYNIQMIPTTYILDKNGVIRKKVLGPLTYKQLQEAIALLP